The Acidobacteriota bacterium genome window below encodes:
- a CDS encoding ABC transporter substrate-binding protein, which produces MSPACRMAAALLLASGSLFSGPTAGFAQEVGVSANRILFGQSAAFSGPARELGRNMRLGIQAAFNEANARGGVHERRLELLSLDDAYEPEAAIANTHKLIHDDKVFALIGAVGTPTSRASTPVAAAAGVPYIAPFTGAAFLRDEQWRNVINLRASYRQEIDTMVSHLTDRLGIDRIGVMYQDDSFGRDTYRSLTRSLGRRQLKPVSVGVYQRNTTAVKTPLLDLRAQDPGAVILIGAYKPVSSLIAWARHTGMRAVFMALSFVGSNALSEALGPAGVGVFVTQVVPPPTDTTHPITANYNRALWSFDSDATPGFVSFEGYLAGRLAIAALERCGRDVDRAGFLDSLRLSDPIDLDGFELRFGDTDNQGSDSVFLTRIGRDGYYHPIETLRGGGRP; this is translated from the coding sequence ATGAGTCCGGCGTGCCGGATGGCGGCGGCGCTGCTGCTCGCTTCCGGCTCTCTATTCAGCGGGCCAACCGCGGGCTTCGCGCAAGAAGTTGGCGTCTCAGCGAATCGTATCCTCTTCGGACAATCGGCCGCCTTCAGCGGACCTGCCCGAGAGCTGGGGCGCAACATGCGCCTCGGAATCCAAGCGGCCTTCAACGAAGCCAACGCGCGAGGCGGCGTTCACGAGCGGCGGCTGGAGCTGTTGAGCCTCGACGATGCCTATGAGCCGGAAGCCGCCATCGCCAACACCCATAAACTGATCCACGACGACAAGGTCTTCGCGCTTATCGGAGCCGTGGGTACACCGACCTCACGCGCTTCCACCCCCGTGGCCGCCGCTGCCGGAGTTCCCTACATCGCACCCTTCACAGGCGCCGCTTTCCTGCGGGACGAACAATGGCGAAACGTCATCAACCTCCGGGCCTCCTACAGGCAGGAAATCGATACCATGGTCTCCCACCTGACCGACAGGCTGGGCATCGACCGTATCGGCGTCATGTATCAGGACGATTCGTTCGGACGTGACACCTACCGCAGCTTGACACGATCCCTGGGGCGACGTCAGCTCAAGCCGGTATCGGTGGGGGTGTATCAGCGCAACACCACCGCCGTGAAGACGCCTCTTCTGGACCTGCGTGCCCAAGACCCGGGGGCGGTGATTCTCATCGGCGCCTACAAGCCGGTCTCTTCACTGATCGCCTGGGCTCGCCACACCGGGATGAGGGCGGTCTTCATGGCGCTCTCCTTCGTGGGCAGCAACGCCTTGTCGGAAGCACTGGGTCCCGCCGGCGTAGGGGTTTTCGTTACCCAGGTGGTTCCTCCGCCGACCGACACCACCCACCCGATCACCGCCAACTACAACCGAGCCCTGTGGTCCTTCGATTCGGACGCCACACCCGGATTTGTCTCGTTCGAAGGCTACCTGGCCGGCCGCTTGGCCATCGCGGCCCTGGAACGCTGCGGCCGAGACGTGGATCGAGCCGGATTTCTAGACAGTCTGCGTCTCTCCGACCCCATCGATCTGGACGGGTTCGAGCTCCGCTTCGGCGACACGGACAACCAGGGCTCCGATTCCGTTTTCCTGACCAGGATCGGCCGCGACGGCTACTATCACCCAATCGAGACGCTCCGGGGCGGGGGTCGGCCGTGA
- a CDS encoding ATP-binding protein, producing MLSLCLDSRLEELQRLEAAVEDLGEREQWPPTLLYQVKLVLEEVIVNIVNYGYEERAGHKIDVQLISEPDTLTIKIADDGRAFDPLHQAPQPDVAAPLEDRPIGGLGVYLVQTLMDEASYRREQDRNHLTLIKRRDG from the coding sequence ATGCTTTCTTTGTGTCTCGATTCCCGGCTCGAAGAATTGCAACGACTTGAAGCGGCCGTTGAGGATCTCGGGGAGCGGGAGCAATGGCCCCCAACCCTCCTTTACCAGGTCAAGCTCGTCCTGGAGGAGGTGATCGTCAATATCGTCAATTACGGCTACGAGGAGAGAGCGGGACACAAGATAGATGTCCAACTGATCTCGGAACCGGACACCCTCACCATCAAGATTGCCGACGACGGCCGCGCCTTCGATCCACTGCACCAGGCTCCCCAGCCGGATGTGGCGGCACCCCTGGAAGACCGTCCCATCGGCGGGTTGGGCGTTTATCTGGTGCAGACTCTGATGGACGAAGCATCTTACCGTCGGGAGCAGGACAGAAATCATCTGACTCTGATCAAGCGGAGGGACGGATGA
- a CDS encoding SpoIIE family protein phosphatase, whose protein sequence is MSWKYKILVVDDEPDLERLMLQRMRRDIRAGLYKFVFAQNGLEALDRLKEQPDIDLVLSDINMPKMDGLTLIEQIPKVQPDIRSVIISAYGDMKNIRTAMNRGAFDFVTKPIDFDDLKLTISRTLQHLVEWREALESRDKLVALQNELGVASKIQQSILPTHFPDRPDCRIFANMKPARNVGGDFFDVISLQDGRIGIAIADVSDKGVPAALFMMSCRTLIKGAAIGKTDPGEVLHEVNQLLQEDNDAAMFVTVFYGVYDPDSQRFQYANGGHNSPLVVHADGSSVELPLTGGIALGLMPDLDYDNNTVTLAPGDLIVLFTDGVTEAFDEQGDQFGTDRLKDVFAGTAPEDVQAANRAVFEAVEKFAGATPQSDDITCVTLLHGRDGG, encoded by the coding sequence ATGAGTTGGAAGTACAAGATTCTGGTCGTGGACGACGAGCCTGATCTCGAACGGCTCATGTTGCAGCGAATGCGTCGCGACATTCGCGCCGGCCTCTACAAGTTCGTCTTTGCCCAAAACGGCCTGGAAGCCCTCGACCGGCTGAAGGAGCAGCCGGATATCGACTTGGTGCTGTCCGACATCAATATGCCCAAGATGGACGGGCTCACGCTGATCGAGCAGATCCCCAAGGTCCAACCCGATATCCGCTCCGTGATCATCTCGGCCTATGGCGATATGAAGAATATCCGCACGGCCATGAATCGGGGCGCGTTCGACTTTGTCACCAAGCCAATCGATTTTGACGACCTGAAGCTCACCATTTCCCGTACCCTGCAGCACCTTGTCGAATGGCGCGAAGCTCTTGAATCGCGCGACAAGCTGGTGGCGCTGCAAAACGAGCTCGGCGTCGCCAGCAAGATACAGCAGTCGATCCTGCCCACTCACTTTCCCGACAGGCCCGACTGCCGCATCTTCGCCAACATGAAACCTGCCCGCAATGTGGGAGGGGACTTTTTCGATGTCATCAGCCTGCAGGACGGCCGCATCGGCATCGCCATCGCCGACGTTTCCGACAAGGGGGTTCCCGCCGCTCTCTTCATGATGTCCTGCCGCACACTCATCAAGGGTGCTGCCATCGGCAAGACGGATCCCGGAGAAGTGTTGCACGAGGTGAACCAGTTGCTGCAGGAAGACAACGACGCCGCCATGTTCGTTACCGTTTTCTATGGCGTCTATGACCCCGACAGTCAGCGATTTCAATATGCAAACGGAGGCCACAATTCACCTCTGGTTGTGCATGCCGACGGAAGCTCCGTCGAGTTGCCCTTGACCGGAGGCATTGCTCTGGGATTGATGCCCGATCTCGACTACGACAACAACACCGTGACCCTTGCTCCGGGAGACCTGATCGTTCTATTCACCGACGGTGTCACCGAGGCCTTCGACGAGCAGGGTGACCAGTTCGGAACCGATCGTCTTAAAGACGTCTTCGCAGGTACGGCGCCCGAAGATGTCCAGGCAGCCAACCGTGCCGTTTTTGAAGCCGTAGAGAAATTCGCCGGCGCCACTCCCCAGTCCGACGACATCACTTGCGTGACACTCCTGCACGGTCGCGACGGCGGCTGA